The following coding sequences lie in one Pontibacter sp. G13 genomic window:
- a CDS encoding TetR/AcrR family transcriptional regulator, with translation MDKRIIYTKESLKLFLKFGVRSVTVGQITGHLNISSKTLYQLYGDKTGLVNACFQLYRDNSREEFDKLEADCTNVAELLVLFYNKMISSLSRINPNFLNDISNYFPEIWDSNEAFGVTFTKQILTRGVEEGIFHNSIDVEICAETLSLLLRSMFEKDPFSGRDSKKLLANMLWPFVRGICTEEGLTEFRKYRRFAVGV, from the coding sequence ATGGACAAAAGAATCATATATACGAAGGAGTCCCTCAAGCTTTTCCTAAAGTTTGGGGTGCGAAGTGTGACGGTGGGGCAGATCACGGGACATCTGAATATTTCCAGCAAGACCCTCTACCAGCTTTATGGAGACAAGACAGGACTGGTGAATGCCTGTTTCCAACTTTATCGGGATAATTCAAGGGAAGAATTCGACAAGCTTGAAGCGGATTGTACCAATGTCGCGGAATTGCTCGTGCTGTTCTACAACAAGATGATCAGCAGCCTGAGTCGCATCAATCCGAACTTCCTGAATGATATCTCCAATTATTTCCCTGAAATCTGGGACAGCAATGAGGCCTTTGGGGTGACGTTCACCAAACAGATTTTGACGCGGGGGGTGGAAGAAGGAATTTTTCACAACAGCATCGACGTGGAAATCTGTGCGGAGACCCTATCCTTGCTACTCAGGTCGATGTTCGAAAAAGACCCGTTCAGCGGGCGGGATTCCAAAAAACTGTTGGCCAATATGCTCTGGCCATTCGTGAGAGGAATCTGTACCGAGGAAGGACTCACAGAATTTAGAAAATATCGCCGGTTCGCCGTAGGCGTGTAA
- a CDS encoding CoA transferase, with translation MNDLDTARQILDSLPERFRANRVHNWKAVFHFDFVGADALKKTVSIGDGTCQIDEGWFQTADCVVQISPEDYVKIETGSLNPQMALLSGRLKVSDLESMIKFSRAFYPWRHPQSPSEQDSKGPVRSRSSGPLNGVRILDFSRLLPGPLASQMLAEMGAEVWKIEHPDRPDYVREYPPMLEGGSAFYHALNRSKHSLVVPYDEQEFQEVIHRLVKEADVLVEQFRPGAMKRWGLDFESLKKLNPRLVYVSLTGYGQHGPYHDRAGHDLNYLALSGILSVNRDQTGRPVIPGIQLADVGAGAYQVVNLALAGLYAAEKTGIGGWMDANMLQGLLPMLSLTYTSAYFSHSEQQPDGKGLLSGAVPNYQVYETADGKWMALGALELKFWKAFCESVGHEEWVEGIVPERGQAMGLQAQMVRLFKTKPQSEWTTLGKTHDICLTPVLEIGDLAHDGHIADQGWMIGPDIQTPGSWNGYPFQARWKAPTWNEDSRHVLESLGVDQEVIDACLQRAFRNR, from the coding sequence ATGAATGATCTGGATACTGCCCGCCAAATTCTTGATTCCCTTCCGGAGCGCTTCCGGGCCAATCGAGTCCATAACTGGAAGGCAGTATTCCATTTTGATTTTGTGGGAGCAGATGCGTTGAAGAAAACGGTTTCGATCGGCGATGGAACCTGTCAAATCGATGAAGGTTGGTTCCAAACAGCGGATTGTGTCGTCCAGATTTCCCCGGAAGACTATGTGAAGATCGAGACGGGGTCCCTGAATCCTCAGATGGCGTTGCTCTCGGGACGATTGAAGGTCTCGGACTTGGAATCGATGATTAAGTTTTCCCGGGCATTTTATCCTTGGCGGCATCCACAATCTCCATCGGAGCAGGATTCGAAAGGGCCTGTCCGCTCGAGATCGTCTGGTCCTCTGAACGGCGTCCGTATTCTCGACTTTTCAAGACTCCTACCGGGACCTTTGGCGTCCCAAATGTTGGCGGAGATGGGGGCTGAGGTTTGGAAAATAGAACATCCTGATCGACCCGATTATGTCCGCGAATATCCCCCGATGTTGGAAGGTGGATCGGCCTTTTACCACGCCCTCAATCGGTCTAAGCACAGTTTGGTCGTTCCTTATGATGAGCAGGAGTTTCAGGAAGTCATCCACAGATTGGTGAAGGAAGCTGATGTGCTGGTCGAGCAATTCAGACCTGGAGCGATGAAGCGGTGGGGATTGGACTTCGAATCATTAAAGAAGCTGAATCCTCGATTGGTGTATGTCTCTCTGACAGGATATGGCCAACATGGCCCTTACCATGATCGAGCAGGGCACGACCTCAATTATCTGGCGCTCTCGGGAATTCTATCCGTCAACCGAGACCAAACGGGGCGCCCTGTGATCCCCGGGATTCAGCTGGCAGATGTGGGCGCAGGCGCCTATCAGGTGGTGAACTTGGCACTGGCGGGGCTCTACGCCGCCGAAAAGACGGGAATAGGAGGGTGGATGGACGCCAATATGCTTCAGGGGCTTCTGCCGATGTTGAGCCTTACCTATACGTCCGCCTATTTTAGTCATTCGGAACAACAGCCCGATGGCAAAGGTTTGCTCTCTGGGGCGGTGCCAAATTACCAAGTTTACGAGACCGCTGACGGAAAATGGATGGCGCTAGGTGCTCTGGAATTGAAATTCTGGAAAGCCTTCTGCGAATCGGTGGGACACGAAGAATGGGTGGAGGGAATCGTTCCTGAACGCGGACAAGCGATGGGCCTACAAGCGCAGATGGTTCGCCTTTTCAAAACGAAACCTCAATCCGAATGGACGACATTGGGGAAAACCCACGATATTTGCCTGACACCTGTGCTGGAAATTGGAGATCTGGCCCATGATGGCCATATCGCCGACCAAGGCTGGATGATAGGACCGGACATTCAGACACCGGGAAGCTGGAATGGATATCCCTTTCAGGCAAGATGGAAAGCCCCAACATGGAACGAAGATTCTCGGCATGTCCTGGAATCGTTGGGAGTCGACCAAGAAGTGATTGATGCCTGCCTGCAACGGGCATTTCGAAACAGATAG
- a CDS encoding hotdog fold thioesterase, protein MILEKSAASKMLETMIPVHKFLGMQVLELEEGFAKMLFPFREEVIGDFIARRWHGGLVATALDSVGGAAAASTLTSLSDRLATIDIRVDYLRGTRTEDLVVEARVDRRGNSVIATRMWAYHPKEPDRIVAEARAAFHVNAKGMKQGDQWITADTSNSSSNHHV, encoded by the coding sequence ATGATTCTGGAGAAATCGGCAGCCTCCAAAATGTTGGAGACCATGATTCCGGTACACAAGTTCCTGGGAATGCAGGTGCTGGAACTTGAAGAAGGCTTTGCCAAAATGCTGTTTCCTTTTCGGGAAGAAGTGATTGGTGATTTCATTGCCAGAAGATGGCACGGCGGCTTGGTGGCTACTGCATTGGATTCTGTGGGAGGTGCTGCAGCCGCTTCTACATTGACCTCGCTGTCGGATCGATTGGCCACGATTGACATCCGGGTAGACTACCTTCGCGGAACTCGGACCGAGGATTTGGTGGTGGAAGCCAGGGTAGACCGTAGAGGAAATTCAGTCATTGCCACCCGAATGTGGGCCTATCATCCCAAGGAGCCAGATCGAATCGTGGCTGAAGCGCGCGCAGCTTTCCATGTCAATGCCAAGGGAATGAAACAAGGTGATCAGTGGATCACTGCCGATACCTCCAATTCCTCCTCAAACCATCACGTATGA
- a CDS encoding DJ-1/PfpI family protein, producing the protein MNRVLIFCLAFGIACSQPSPTSQTPKAEVGLDSLEAAPLLPTDTLNVGFLVMEGTYNTELTAPMDIFQHTIFHAQAGMRVFTIAATTDPIHTFEGLEITPDYSYSEAHPVIDILVVPSAEHHLDTDLKNEEMIQFVRETSEEAQYVMSLCDGAFVLAKAGLLDGHVSTTFPGDIGAYRKRFPQLDVREDLLFVHHGKFITSAGGAKSFEPALYLSEYLYGKKAADGIARGMVIDWKVHEVPHLVVE; encoded by the coding sequence ATGAACCGCGTATTGATTTTTTGCCTTGCATTCGGCATTGCCTGTTCCCAACCTTCCCCAACGAGTCAGACGCCAAAAGCCGAGGTTGGGCTAGACTCATTGGAAGCTGCCCCATTACTTCCTACCGACACGCTGAATGTGGGATTTCTGGTTATGGAGGGCACCTACAATACAGAGTTGACTGCCCCGATGGATATTTTCCAGCACACGATTTTCCATGCCCAAGCTGGTATGCGCGTGTTCACCATTGCAGCTACGACCGACCCCATTCACACATTCGAAGGACTTGAAATCACCCCGGATTACAGCTACTCCGAAGCGCATCCGGTCATTGATATTTTAGTGGTTCCCAGTGCGGAACATCACTTGGATACCGACTTGAAAAATGAGGAAATGATCCAATTCGTCCGGGAGACCAGTGAAGAAGCCCAATATGTCATGTCGCTCTGCGATGGCGCATTTGTGTTGGCGAAAGCGGGGTTGTTGGATGGCCATGTTTCCACGACTTTTCCGGGAGATATCGGAGCCTATCGCAAGCGGTTTCCCCAACTAGATGTCCGCGAAGATCTATTATTCGTCCATCATGGGAAATTCATCACAAGTGCAGGTGGCGCCAAGTCTTTCGAACCGGCGCTTTATCTGTCGGAATACCTGTACGGGAAGAAAGCCGCAGACGGGATTGCCCGCGGGATGGTCATCGATTGGAAGGTGCATGAAGTCCCACACCTCGTGGTAGAATAA
- a CDS encoding DUF6503 family protein, with protein sequence MRLFILGLSIAMALFLSRCGGAYPSDNADQSPYEAVYNPADDVVNASIKAHGFEDLGNAQVEFSFRGTTYSMQRDHGAYRYAREFEKDGKRFLDEMTNDGFQRTIDGEAVQVPDSMANKYRNSINSVIYFAFLPYSLNDDAVVKELLGKSKIGDIEYWKIKVTFRQEGGGEDFQDEYVYWFHPEDLTLDYLGYSYEVNGGGIRFRAAINRRSVHTLLVQDYVNYKADPSQVSVEELDEWFNSGKLEELSRIEIESVETLMPE encoded by the coding sequence ATGAGACTTTTCATCTTGGGCCTGTCAATCGCGATGGCCCTGTTTCTTTCCCGATGTGGGGGAGCTTACCCTTCAGACAATGCTGACCAAAGTCCTTATGAGGCAGTGTACAATCCCGCCGATGATGTCGTGAACGCATCCATCAAGGCGCATGGATTTGAGGACCTTGGAAATGCCCAAGTTGAATTTTCATTCCGAGGGACCACATACAGCATGCAACGCGACCATGGTGCCTATCGGTATGCTCGGGAATTTGAAAAGGATGGGAAGCGATTTTTGGATGAAATGACCAATGATGGGTTTCAGCGCACCATCGATGGCGAAGCGGTCCAAGTTCCCGATTCTATGGCAAACAAATACCGCAATTCCATCAACTCTGTGATCTATTTCGCTTTTTTGCCTTATTCCCTCAATGATGATGCAGTGGTCAAGGAGTTACTCGGCAAGTCTAAAATTGGGGATATCGAGTACTGGAAAATCAAGGTGACTTTTCGGCAAGAAGGAGGCGGTGAGGATTTTCAGGATGAATACGTCTATTGGTTTCACCCAGAAGATCTGACCCTGGATTATTTGGGGTATTCCTACGAGGTGAATGGTGGCGGAATCAGATTTCGAGCGGCGATCAACCGTCGGAGCGTGCATACACTTTTGGTGCAGGATTATGTGAACTACAAGGCTGATCCATCGCAGGTTAGCGTGGAGGAGTTGGATGAATGGTTCAATTCGGGAAAACTAGAGGAGCTCTCCCGAATTGAAATCGAGTCCGTGGAAACGCTCATGCCGGAATAG
- a CDS encoding MBL fold metallo-hydrolase translates to MKFTFSGTGTSQGVPVIACPCEVCQSTDPHDKRLRTSGILQSDTTTLVFDTGPDFRQQMLRHQIGVLDAVVFTHQHKDHVAGMDDVRAYNFLLQRDMPVYATEAVLEHLKREYYYIFENAQYPGVPKLAMNLIQPDSPFEVGDMQLTPIPVMHGSMPVLGYRIGNFAYVTDVNAIPESSMARLQGLDTLVLGVLRHEVHYSHFSLSEGLEVIERLAPKQTYLTHISHLMGKHADIDPTLPEGVNLAYDGLVLEW, encoded by the coding sequence GTGAAATTTACATTCTCGGGTACAGGAACCTCTCAGGGAGTGCCGGTCATCGCATGTCCGTGCGAAGTCTGTCAATCTACCGATCCGCATGACAAGCGGCTTCGCACTTCAGGGATTCTACAATCAGATACCACCACCTTGGTGTTTGACACGGGACCCGATTTCAGGCAGCAGATGCTGCGACATCAAATTGGCGTACTGGACGCGGTTGTATTCACCCATCAGCACAAGGACCATGTGGCAGGTATGGATGATGTCCGTGCCTACAATTTCCTCCTACAGCGAGACATGCCCGTTTATGCGACAGAGGCCGTGCTGGAACACCTCAAGCGCGAATATTACTACATTTTCGAGAACGCTCAATATCCCGGGGTCCCCAAGCTGGCGATGAACCTGATTCAGCCCGATTCGCCATTCGAAGTGGGGGACATGCAGCTTACCCCGATTCCTGTGATGCATGGTTCCATGCCTGTGCTCGGATATCGGATCGGAAACTTTGCCTATGTCACCGATGTGAATGCCATCCCAGAGTCCTCGATGGCACGCTTGCAAGGATTGGATACGCTGGTATTGGGCGTGCTGAGACATGAGGTGCATTATTCCCATTTCTCATTGAGCGAAGGTCTCGAAGTTATTGAACGTTTGGCACCCAAACAGACCTACCTGACCCATATCAGTCATCTGATGGGCAAACATGCGGACATTGATCCGACATTGCCCGAGGGCGTGAATCTCGCCTATGATGGGTTGGTGCTGGAGTGGTGA
- a CDS encoding NAD-dependent epimerase/dehydratase family protein encodes MAKYTEKPMILLTGATGFLGRFIVDDLLASGFEVRLLIRNAANRMLPWGDLVEVVDGDVNDPLALEQAMEGVEAVIHAAAMVSFRKADQQQMMHVNVQGTAEVVNACIEVGVPKLVHVSSIAAVGRTTDGSLINEQTPMQNGQASSNYATSKILAEREIQRGVAEGLNAVMVNPGLILGPSDRWDQGTPKIFGTVAKGLAFYQSGENGLVGAVDVAKACRVLLHADVQPGSRYLLVGENWGYFKMLSTIAQKLGKKAPKYKIPRGVAITAGWLAETWAGLTGGDPIFTVENMRSGTHHYRYDGSKIEALGFEYVPMEQIIEDTAQKFLSQHSVGQA; translated from the coding sequence ATGGCCAAATATACGGAAAAACCCATGATCCTATTGACCGGAGCAACCGGATTTCTCGGACGTTTCATCGTTGACGATCTCTTGGCAAGTGGCTTTGAGGTGCGCTTATTGATCCGAAATGCTGCCAACCGGATGCTCCCTTGGGGAGATCTGGTGGAAGTGGTAGATGGGGACGTGAACGATCCGTTGGCGCTGGAACAAGCCATGGAGGGGGTGGAAGCCGTGATTCATGCTGCTGCCATGGTGAGCTTCCGCAAGGCCGACCAGCAGCAGATGATGCATGTCAATGTCCAGGGGACTGCGGAAGTGGTCAATGCCTGTATCGAAGTCGGGGTTCCTAAACTTGTGCATGTCAGTTCGATAGCAGCTGTTGGGCGAACCACTGATGGAAGTCTGATCAATGAGCAGACGCCGATGCAGAATGGGCAGGCGAGTTCCAATTACGCGACTTCGAAGATTCTGGCGGAACGGGAAATTCAGCGCGGGGTAGCGGAAGGGTTGAATGCAGTCATGGTGAATCCGGGATTGATCTTGGGACCGAGCGACCGCTGGGACCAAGGGACGCCCAAGATATTCGGGACGGTGGCGAAAGGTTTGGCTTTTTATCAGTCTGGTGAGAATGGATTGGTCGGGGCCGTGGATGTAGCCAAAGCTTGTAGAGTCCTGCTACATGCAGACGTCCAGCCGGGATCACGATACCTGCTCGTTGGGGAGAATTGGGGCTACTTCAAGATGCTTAGCACCATTGCCCAAAAATTGGGTAAAAAGGCTCCCAAGTACAAAATCCCTCGTGGGGTGGCCATCACAGCTGGATGGCTCGCCGAAACATGGGCAGGCTTGACTGGAGGAGATCCGATTTTCACTGTGGAGAATATGCGTTCGGGAACTCATCATTATCGTTATGATGGTTCTAAAATTGAAGCACTGGGATTCGAATACGTTCCGATGGAACAGATCATTGAAGACACCGCCCAGAAATTCCTCTCCCAGCATTCTGTCGGTCAAGCATGA
- a CDS encoding arginase family protein, giving the protein MDLSPFFESLNLQEPRLNRTQHQSSWWKQSLIHLEEFPDWRAAEIILIGCPERRGADRGPNTPDGLEAIRKALYKLVPPIDRPIMADLGNLIPKDSPQETYDLLGFAIQQLQEAGKRVLIIGGSQDLTIGQFSACDALQRKVEYVHIDSKFDLLDPDIALNNETFNQFLLDQYGHLLLTLTNLGYQRYYTPDSQRQYLRELNHYTVRYGDLSGQMAEAEPYLRTADIVSLDMGAIRNSEAPGTDQSGPGGFSAVEICQMVRYAGIGYRCNSLLISEFDHALDRGGQTADLIALMIWYFVEGHCNRKDDYPRPDRSNLRKYSVQLHASIDAIHFFKHPESGRWWMEVPLDPQLGAKKSPCVIVPCSEKDYQFAKTDDIPDRWWLTYNKLS; this is encoded by the coding sequence ATGGACCTTTCTCCCTTTTTCGAATCCCTCAACCTTCAAGAGCCTCGCCTGAATCGTACCCAGCACCAATCCAGTTGGTGGAAGCAATCCCTCATTCATCTGGAGGAATTTCCAGATTGGCGAGCCGCGGAAATCATCCTCATTGGCTGTCCGGAAAGGCGGGGCGCAGATCGAGGCCCCAACACCCCTGATGGTTTGGAGGCCATTCGGAAAGCCCTATATAAGCTAGTTCCTCCCATTGATCGACCAATCATGGCAGATCTGGGGAATCTCATCCCCAAGGATTCTCCACAGGAGACCTACGATTTATTGGGATTTGCCATTCAGCAATTGCAGGAAGCAGGCAAACGGGTATTGATCATCGGTGGTTCTCAGGATCTGACCATCGGCCAATTTTCCGCATGCGATGCGCTGCAGCGAAAAGTCGAATATGTGCATATCGACTCCAAATTCGACTTGCTGGACCCGGACATCGCCCTCAACAACGAGACCTTCAATCAATTCCTGCTTGATCAATACGGGCATCTTCTGCTCACCTTGACCAACCTGGGATATCAACGCTACTATACACCTGATAGTCAGCGCCAATACCTCCGAGAGCTCAATCATTACACCGTCCGATATGGTGACCTTTCAGGTCAGATGGCCGAGGCGGAACCTTATCTCCGGACAGCAGATATCGTCAGCTTGGACATGGGCGCAATCCGGAACTCGGAAGCCCCCGGGACCGACCAAAGTGGACCGGGTGGATTTTCGGCTGTAGAAATCTGCCAGATGGTCCGGTATGCCGGAATCGGCTATCGTTGCAATAGCCTGCTGATTTCGGAATTCGACCATGCCCTTGACCGTGGAGGGCAGACAGCCGATTTGATTGCATTGATGATATGGTACTTTGTCGAAGGCCATTGCAATCGAAAAGATGATTATCCTCGTCCGGATCGGAGCAACCTTCGCAAATACTCCGTTCAATTGCACGCCAGTATCGATGCCATCCATTTCTTCAAGCATCCTGAATCCGGCAGATGGTGGATGGAAGTCCCGCTTGATCCCCAACTTGGCGCCAAGAAAAGCCCTTGCGTCATCGTCCCCTGCTCCGAAAAAGATTATCAGTTCGCCAAGACCGATGACATTCCGGATAGATGGTGGCTCACCTACAATAAACTTAGTTAG
- a CDS encoding ATP-binding cassette domain-containing protein → MIRYSDVCVEFDGQQVLHDISFELEAGRHLAIVGGSGSGKTVLVSLLLGLHTPSSGEVSFKEEAISSKSSQEKTAMLDGFGVVFQSSALFDSLNILENVGIKFFENRTYPPQAIQEKVIQALSQVDLASDILNKYPAELSGGMQKRVGIARAILHQPEVLVCDEPSAGLDPVNAGKIDELLSKWQAFEGRSSLIITHDMESVRQLADQVLMLKAGRLHFFGPKEAFLESIDPDIRAFLSRGRS, encoded by the coding sequence ATGATCAGGTACTCGGATGTATGTGTGGAATTCGATGGGCAACAGGTACTTCACGATATTTCCTTCGAATTGGAAGCTGGTAGGCACTTGGCCATTGTGGGAGGAAGTGGGTCTGGGAAAACGGTCTTGGTCAGCTTGCTTCTGGGACTCCATACACCTTCATCTGGTGAAGTTAGCTTCAAGGAGGAAGCCATTTCCAGCAAGTCTTCCCAAGAAAAGACAGCCATGCTCGATGGTTTTGGGGTTGTGTTCCAATCCTCGGCCCTATTCGATTCACTCAACATCCTCGAAAATGTCGGGATCAAATTCTTTGAAAACCGGACCTACCCTCCGCAAGCCATTCAGGAAAAAGTGATTCAAGCCCTATCGCAGGTAGACCTAGCTTCGGATATCCTGAACAAATACCCCGCCGAGCTCTCTGGCGGCATGCAAAAACGGGTGGGCATTGCCCGGGCGATCCTTCATCAACCCGAGGTTTTGGTGTGCGATGAACCTTCAGCAGGGCTAGATCCGGTCAATGCCGGAAAAATCGACGAACTCCTCTCCAAATGGCAAGCGTTTGAGGGACGATCCAGCCTGATCATCACTCATGACATGGAATCGGTGCGGCAATTGGCAGATCAGGTCCTCATGCTCAAAGCTGGGAGGCTCCATTTTTTCGGGCCCAAAGAAGCTTTTCTAGAATCAATCGATCCAGACATTCGGGCGTTTCTTTCCCGGGGGAGGTCCTAG
- a CDS encoding methylglyoxal synthase has product MKKTIALVAHDSLKQTLAEWVKQHVTLLADHDLVCTGTTGTLIESVLKANLPTDSFEKLNIHKLKSGPLGGDQQLGARIAEGQVDLLIFLWDPMSAQPHDVDVKALLRISAIYNVPTANNEATADYLIQSPLFKSGYQPKEFDYSQYLGRKVHQYRLDQE; this is encoded by the coding sequence ATGAAAAAGACCATTGCCCTGGTGGCCCACGATTCCCTCAAGCAGACGCTTGCAGAATGGGTCAAGCAGCACGTCACACTTCTTGCCGATCATGATTTGGTCTGCACGGGTACCACAGGAACCCTGATCGAATCCGTCCTCAAGGCCAATCTCCCGACCGATTCATTTGAGAAGCTGAATATCCACAAGCTGAAATCTGGGCCACTGGGTGGAGACCAGCAACTCGGTGCGCGGATCGCTGAAGGCCAAGTGGACCTCCTCATTTTCTTGTGGGACCCCATGTCTGCCCAGCCTCACGATGTCGATGTAAAGGCATTGCTTCGAATCTCCGCCATTTACAACGTACCCACCGCCAACAATGAAGCCACGGCCGATTATCTGATCCAGTCTCCTCTCTTCAAATCAGGCTATCAGCCCAAGGAGTTCGACTATTCGCAGTATCTGGGAAGAAAGGTCCACCAGTATCGATTGGACCAGGAATAA
- the ispD gene encoding 2-C-methyl-D-erythritol 4-phosphate cytidylyltransferase, whose protein sequence is MPQKRAAIIVAGGSGTRMGAEIPKQFLPIAGTPILILTAKRFLEFDSEMPIVLVLPTSSFEYWNEVSREFLSEEDAMRIVVAAGGTTRTESVHNGLETLMGHIPSTEDYAVGIHDGVRPFISVEHLAGVFGRVEEQAGAVVCVPSKASLRKMDSDGSSVSVDRKDYWEVQTPQVFPMTYLLEAYTNVPDDKLFTDDASLYEAFGYQVNIYEGSYENIKITTPEDIFVAEGILRRQTAKS, encoded by the coding sequence ATGCCCCAGAAAAGAGCCGCCATAATCGTTGCCGGAGGATCTGGAACCCGAATGGGTGCCGAAATCCCTAAGCAATTCCTTCCCATTGCCGGCACGCCCATCTTGATCCTGACCGCCAAACGGTTTCTGGAATTTGATTCGGAAATGCCGATCGTCCTCGTTTTGCCTACTTCAAGTTTTGAATATTGGAACGAGGTCTCCCGGGAATTTCTCTCTGAGGAGGATGCGATGCGTATTGTCGTGGCTGCTGGAGGGACAACCCGGACAGAGAGTGTTCACAATGGTTTGGAGACCCTGATGGGACATATTCCTTCCACGGAGGACTATGCAGTGGGGATTCACGATGGGGTCCGTCCTTTTATTTCGGTGGAGCATCTGGCCGGAGTGTTCGGCAGGGTGGAAGAACAAGCGGGAGCTGTGGTATGTGTGCCCAGTAAGGCTTCGCTTCGAAAGATGGATTCCGATGGCTCCAGTGTTTCTGTGGATCGCAAGGACTATTGGGAAGTCCAGACGCCTCAGGTTTTTCCGATGACCTACCTATTGGAGGCATACACCAATGTCCCCGACGATAAGCTCTTTACCGATGATGCCAGTTTGTATGAAGCGTTTGGCTATCAGGTGAATATCTATGAAGGGTCCTATGAAAATATCAAGATCACCACTCCCGAAGACATTTTCGTCGCAGAAGGGATTTTGAGACGGCAGACTGCGAAAAGCTAG